The sequence below is a genomic window from Candidatus Nanopelagicales bacterium.
GAGGTATGGACGCACTCCCAGGGGGTCCACCCGCTGCGCCGCGACATCGCCCGCGCGCTGGGGGTCGACGCCGACCGGGTCACGGTCCGGCACGTCGAGGGTGCCGGCTGCTACGGCCACAACCCCGCGGACGACGTCGCCTACGACGCGGTGCTGCTGGCCCGCTCGCTGCCGGGCACCCCCGTGCACGTCACCTGGACGCGCGAGAGCGAACTGTCCTGGGGGCCGCTCGGACCCGCCATGTCCGTGACCATCACCAGCGGATGCGACGCGGACGGGACGCTGCGCACGTGGGAGTACGAGGCCTGGGGCAACGGGCACGCCTCCCGGCCGTCCACCCTGCCCTCGCCGTCGCTGCTCGGGTACGCCCTGCAGGCCGGCGGCGAGCCCGTACCGGCCAGCCAGGACCCGCCCGCCGCTGCTGGTTTCGGGGTGGGGCGCAACGGGATCCCCGGCTACCGCGTCCCACGCATCCGCGGCACCGTGCACCGACTGGAGGAGATGCCGGTGCGCGCGTCGGCGCTGCGCTCCCTCGGTGCGCACCTCAACGTCTTCGCGATCGAGAGCCACCTCGACGACCTCGCCGCCTCCTTCGGCGTGGACCCGGTGGAGTACCGGCTTCGCCACCTCGACGACCCGCGCGGGCGGGCCGTGCTGGAGCGGGTGGCCGAGCTGTCGGACTGGGGCTCCGCGGTCACCGGCGAGGCGACCGGCCGCGGGGTCGGGTTCGCGCGATACAAGGGCAAGGGCGCCTGGTGCGCGGTCGTCGTGGAGCTGGTCGCCGAGGCCGACGTACGCCTCACCCGGGCCTGGATCGCCGCCGACGTCGGTGAGGTGGTGAACCCCGACGGCGCGGTCAACCAGCTCGAGGGCGGCGCGCTGCAGTCGGCGAGCTGGACACTGCGCGAGCAGGTCCGCCTCGACGGCGGCCGGGTCACCAGCGACACCTGGGAGACCTACCCCATCCTGCGTTTCAGCGAGATGCCGACGGTCGAGGTGGCCCTGCTCGACCGCCCGGGCACGCCCCCGCTGGGTGCGGGGGAGGCCTCCGTGGGACCCACCGCGGCCGCCATCGGCAACGCCGTGCACGCCGCGCTCGGCGTACGCGTCCGTGACCTGCCGCTCACCGCCGAGCGCATCGTCGCCGCCATGCCCGACTGACCCGGCGGCCCACCCCCTTGTGGTGCCCCTTTCGTGCGCTGTAGCTGACGCAACCGGCACCACTGGGATCGGGGGCGGGGGCTCGGCGAATACAATCGATTGCAGTACGGTGGTCCGGCAACGCCGGTCCGTGCAGCGAAGGGACACCGACATGACGCTCCGACCCGCCAGCGAGTTCGCCCAGACCAGCATCCCCGCCCCGGGGATCCAGGGCGTGGACTGGGAGGAGCGGGTCGACTACGCCCGGCTGCGCGACTACCGGCTGGCCCGGGCCCGCCAGGCGCTGGAGGCCAGCGACCTCGGCGCCCTGCTGGTGTTCGAGACGTCCAACGTCCGCTACCTCACCAGCACCCACATCGGGACCTGGGCCTACAACAAGCTCGAGCGGTGGGCGCTGCTCACCCGGACCGGCCAGCCGTGGGTGTGGGACTTCGGCTCCGCGGCCAAGAACCACCGCCTCTACTCCCCGTGGCTGCTCCCGGAGCAGTCCCGCGGGGGCAACAACGGCCTGCAGGGCGCCATCGCCCCGAGCTCCGGCCTGCCCGCGGGCACGGCGCAGGAGATCGCGGCGATCCTGCGCGAGGAGGGCGTCGCCGGGATGCCCGTCGGCGTGGACATCATCGAGATCCCGGTGCTGCGCGAGCTCGAGGCCGCGGGGGTCGGGGTCCGCGACGGCCAGCAGGTGATGCTCGACGCCCGGCAGATCAAGAACCGGGACGAGATCCTCCTGCTCAGCCAGGCCGCGGCCATGGTCGACGGGGTCTACCAGGACATCTACGAGGCGCTGAAGCCCGGCGTGCGCGAGAACGACATCGTCGCCCTCGCCACGCACCGGCTGATCGAGATGGGCTCGGAGCAGGTGGAGGCGATCAACTCGATCGCCGGGGAGCGGTGCAGCCCGCACCCGCACGTGTTCTCCGACCGCTACATCCGCCCGGGCGACCAGGCGTACTTCGACATCATCCACGCGTTCAACGGCTACCGGACCTGCTACTACCGCACCTTCGCCGTCGGCCGGGCCACCAGCGCCCACCGCGACGCCTACACCAAGGCGCGCGAGCTGATCGACTCCGCGATCGCGATGGTCAAGCCCGGGGTCTCCACCGACGAGATCGCGCGGCTGTGGCCGGAGGCGCACGAGTTCGGGTTCTCCTCCGAGATGGAGGCGTTCGGCCTGCAGTTCGGGCACGGCCTCGGGCTCGGCCTGCACGAGCGGCCGGTCATCAGCCGGCTGAACTCGCTGGAGAACCCGGTGGAGATCCAGCCCGGCATGGTGTTCGCGCTGGAGACCTACTGGCCGGCCGCGGACGGGCACTCCGCCGCGCGGATCGAGGAGGAGCTCGTCGTCACCGAGGACGGCGCGGAGCTGCTGACCCTGTTCCCCGCCGAGGAACTGGTCGTCACCAACCCGTACTGAGCCGACAGGTACGCCGCCCGGCTCAGCGCGCGAACACCTCCGGATGCCGGGCCAGCTCCAGCCGGGTCCGGCGGATGTGGCCGACCAGGTAGCGCTCCCCGTCCTCACCGTCGCGGCGGGCGATCGCGTCCAGCAGCAGCCGGTGCTCGGCGTTGACGACCCACATCCGCCCCGGCCCGGCCAGCGTCATGAACGCCCGCCGGTAGTGCTGGGTGGCGTTCCACAGCCGGAGCACCGCCTCGGACAGGTGGTCCGCGGCGCACGCGGAGTAGGTCGCGAGGTGGAACTCGCGGTCCAGCACCAGGAACTCGGCCACGTCGACGCCGGCCTCGATCCGCCGCTGGATGCCCTCGATCCGGTCCAGGTCATCCGGGCCCATCGCGGCCATGCTCTCCGTCAGCGCCAGCGGCTCCAGCCGCTCGCGCATGCGGTAAAGCACGTCCACCTCGGACCGGTCCAGCACGGGCACCCGGGCGCCCTTGTTCGGCTCGATCTGCAGCAGGCCCTCCGCGTCCAGCATGCGCAGCGCCTCGCGCACCGGCAGCCGGCTGGCGCCGAGCCGCTCGGCCACCTCCTCCTGGCGCAGCCGGGTCCCCGGCGGGATCACACCGCCGAGGATCTCCTCGCGCAGCTCGGCCGCCACCCGCTCGCTGGCCGCTCCCACGGGCGGGCCGACCTCGGTCACCGTGCGCACCCGGCTCAGTCGAACAGCTCGGGATGGTGGTCGAACGCCTTGCCACCGGGGTACGACACCAGCTCGAACTGCATCCCCCACGGTGCCAGGAAGTACACCCAGCGCTGGCCCTCGCTGGCGCCGCGGCTCACCGTCGGGTCGCCCAGCACGGTCACGCCGCGCTCGTGCAGGTACGCCACGGCCGCGTCGAGGTCGTCCACGTAGATCGCGACGTGGTGGCCGCCGATGTCGCTGTTGCGCGGCACCCGCGCGAGCTGGTCCGGGGCCGCGTACTGGAACACCTCGAACACGGCCGCGCCGCCGAGGCGGAAGAAGTGCAGCTCGCGCATGACGGCCCGGGGGTGGACGTGGAGGTGCTCGGCCATCCAGTCGGAGTCCGGGTGCTCGAACGGCCCGAGCTTGTACATGTACTCGCAGCCCAGCACGTCGACCAGCCACTCGTGCGCCTGGGCCAGGTCCGGCACCGTGAAGCCGATGTGGTCCAGCCGCCGCAGCCCCGGGAGCGCCATTGGGCGACACCTCCTCCGCGCCGGGCCCGGCTCACCGCCGTCCGGGCCGTTCTGGATCCATTCTGCCGCCCTATCCCTCGAAGTCCAGCCATCAAGGCTCATCCGATCCGTTGTTTCTGGATCCATTCGTATGGGACGATGCCGCCTGGGAGGTGCCATGACGCAGCGACACGACCTCCGGCCGGAGGCCCCCTGGGTCCAGCTGACCACCACCGAGGCGGACTGGGACGCCGCGGACCCGCACCTGCTCACGACCATGCTCGGCCAGCTGGTACTCATCCGCGCCTTCGAGGAGGCGGTGCTGGAGCTGGCCGCAGCGGGCCTCATCCACGGCCCCGCGCACTCCAGCATCGGCCAGGAGGGCGGCGCCGTCGGCTCGGTGCTCCCACTCACCAGCGCCGACACGGTCAACGGGTCGCACCGCGGCCACCACCAGTTCCTGGCCAAGGTCCTCGGACACGTGGCACCGAAGGGGATCGACCCCCGGGAGGCGTTCGCCC
It includes:
- a CDS encoding molybdopterin cofactor-binding domain-containing protein; its protein translation is MRPNPSLDANPLVSQWLSFAEPGVVLARTGKVELGQGVATALAQVVADALALPLAAVRLVPVATDTSPDEGFTAGSMSVPHSGDALRVASATALSLLRDAAAHRLGVDDPRRDGDGFAAADAHVSIWDLAGDVDLDVPVVRPEGDADPGTRDRVGVSVPRFDLADKVLGRPRFLHDLRLPGTAFGRILHPPGFCTRLVEVDTDSVAALPGVLSVVVDGDLVGVVARTEVEVVAALDALRAATRWGEPEPGAPDTDRVDGFLRSAPTEDSPIADEEAPGGGSPNGGPDLLRHSASYSRPFLAHASIGPSCAAAVWTGDDVPRVEVWTHSQGVHPLRRDIARALGVDADRVTVRHVEGAGCYGHNPADDVAYDAVLLARSLPGTPVHVTWTRESELSWGPLGPAMSVTITSGCDADGTLRTWEYEAWGNGHASRPSTLPSPSLLGYALQAGGEPVPASQDPPAAAGFGVGRNGIPGYRVPRIRGTVHRLEEMPVRASALRSLGAHLNVFAIESHLDDLAASFGVDPVEYRLRHLDDPRGRAVLERVAELSDWGSAVTGEATGRGVGFARYKGKGAWCAVVVELVAEADVRLTRAWIAADVGEVVNPDGAVNQLEGGALQSASWTLREQVRLDGGRVTSDTWETYPILRFSEMPTVEVALLDRPGTPPLGAGEASVGPTAAAIGNAVHAALGVRVRDLPLTAERIVAAMPD
- a CDS encoding VOC family protein; the protein is MALPGLRRLDHIGFTVPDLAQAHEWLVDVLGCEYMYKLGPFEHPDSDWMAEHLHVHPRAVMRELHFFRLGGAAVFEVFQYAAPDQLARVPRNSDIGGHHVAIYVDDLDAAVAYLHERGVTVLGDPTVSRGASEGQRWVYFLAPWGMQFELVSYPGGKAFDHHPELFD
- a CDS encoding GntR family transcriptional regulator: MRTVTEVGPPVGAASERVAAELREEILGGVIPPGTRLRQEEVAERLGASRLPVREALRMLDAEGLLQIEPNKGARVPVLDRSEVDVLYRMRERLEPLALTESMAAMGPDDLDRIEGIQRRIEAGVDVAEFLVLDREFHLATYSACAADHLSEAVLRLWNATQHYRRAFMTLAGPGRMWVVNAEHRLLLDAIARRDGEDGERYLVGHIRRTRLELARHPEVFAR
- a CDS encoding Xaa-Pro peptidase family protein, yielding MTLRPASEFAQTSIPAPGIQGVDWEERVDYARLRDYRLARARQALEASDLGALLVFETSNVRYLTSTHIGTWAYNKLERWALLTRTGQPWVWDFGSAAKNHRLYSPWLLPEQSRGGNNGLQGAIAPSSGLPAGTAQEIAAILREEGVAGMPVGVDIIEIPVLRELEAAGVGVRDGQQVMLDARQIKNRDEILLLSQAAAMVDGVYQDIYEALKPGVRENDIVALATHRLIEMGSEQVEAINSIAGERCSPHPHVFSDRYIRPGDQAYFDIIHAFNGYRTCYYRTFAVGRATSAHRDAYTKARELIDSAIAMVKPGVSTDEIARLWPEAHEFGFSSEMEAFGLQFGHGLGLGLHERPVISRLNSLENPVEIQPGMVFALETYWPAADGHSAARIEEELVVTEDGAELLTLFPAEELVVTNPY